The following are from one region of the Polyangiaceae bacterium genome:
- a CDS encoding TerB family tellurite resistance protein — translation MHEQNMAILKGLVSVAWADGKVAQEELEVIEALLDAFEATPSEATEVRTYAKEHKSLDDIPITDLSFDDRRVLLQHAVLLTYIDGEQHETEKKLLEELCERLRIPTLEAKGIIDAASDRAKSFLNLL, via the coding sequence ATGCACGAACAGAACATGGCCATCCTGAAGGGGCTCGTGAGCGTGGCGTGGGCGGATGGCAAGGTCGCGCAAGAGGAGCTGGAAGTGATCGAAGCGCTCCTGGACGCGTTCGAGGCGACGCCCAGCGAGGCGACGGAAGTGCGCACCTACGCCAAGGAGCACAAGTCCCTCGACGACATCCCGATCACCGATCTGAGCTTCGATGATCGCCGAGTGCTGTTGCAGCACGCCGTCTTGCTCACCTACATCGACGGCGAACAGCACGAGACCGAGAAGAAGCTGCTCGAAGAGCTGTGCGAGCGCTTGCGCATTCCGACGCTGGAAGCCAAGGGCATCATCGACGCCGCCAGCGATCGAGCGAAGAGCTTCCTGAACTTGCTGTGA
- a CDS encoding PQQ-binding-like beta-propeller repeat protein: MSTSSDHRLGWALGLGAVALVALLSRAAAEPIDPSLPQRRSVGAPAGAAAMARVDAARSGRARTALPDAPKILWRARAMGSARGPVAVSRDGAVVIASSGGTLSQLGADGKNAWSLRTGNGSPVTGPVLLSDERRAVVTSAAELVLVDADGKHPTTVSLPLSGARVFAEPLPTPSGGLLLASSLDLLLLDGAGRLQTRAKVPETVITLIGRRADFLAVSARGNVYAWQPPSLPRKLGSFGGSVLGAALRSERVLTAVVDEKRVVDLDLSTDTRHLRLDGSERLEGQLALLATGEARLTTTDGLLEGLEKDGHESLRVPLEPLVGFGDAGAPGIGVASGAPAPIVDSAGRTGFVRPGVDAGVVSKDGSIHGAAGASCPDPVALAPAGERRMVLVCSTGHVWMLGS, from the coding sequence GTGTCGACAAGCTCTGACCATCGTCTCGGCTGGGCCCTCGGGCTCGGCGCCGTCGCCCTGGTCGCGCTGCTGTCCCGCGCCGCCGCCGAGCCCATCGACCCGTCCCTGCCGCAACGCCGCAGCGTCGGCGCCCCCGCCGGCGCCGCTGCCATGGCGCGCGTCGACGCCGCTCGCAGCGGTCGCGCTCGAACGGCGCTTCCGGACGCACCCAAGATCCTGTGGCGTGCCCGCGCCATGGGCTCGGCGCGCGGCCCGGTGGCGGTGAGTCGAGACGGCGCCGTGGTGATCGCCTCCAGCGGCGGCACCTTGAGCCAGCTCGGCGCCGACGGAAAGAACGCCTGGTCCTTGCGCACGGGAAACGGCTCACCCGTCACCGGACCCGTGCTGCTCAGCGACGAGCGCCGCGCCGTCGTCACGTCCGCCGCCGAGCTCGTGCTGGTGGACGCCGACGGCAAGCACCCCACCACGGTGTCCCTCCCCCTCTCCGGCGCGCGGGTGTTCGCCGAGCCATTGCCCACGCCGAGCGGCGGCCTGCTGCTGGCCTCGAGTCTCGATCTCTTGCTGCTCGATGGCGCCGGTCGGCTCCAGACTCGCGCCAAGGTGCCGGAGACCGTGATCACCTTGATCGGACGCCGCGCAGATTTCCTCGCGGTGAGCGCTCGCGGCAACGTGTACGCCTGGCAGCCCCCGTCGTTGCCCAGGAAGCTCGGTTCCTTCGGTGGCTCGGTGCTCGGAGCGGCGCTCCGCAGCGAGCGCGTACTGACCGCGGTGGTGGACGAAAAGCGCGTGGTGGATCTCGATCTGAGCACCGACACCCGACACCTTCGCCTCGACGGCAGCGAGCGCCTCGAGGGCCAGCTCGCGCTGCTTGCCACTGGGGAAGCGCGCCTGACGACCACCGACGGCCTGCTCGAAGGCCTCGAGAAAGACGGCCACGAGAGCCTTCGCGTTCCCCTCGAGCCCCTGGTCGGCTTCGGCGATGCTGGAGCTCCGGGCATCGGCGTCGCCAGCGGCGCGCCGGCGCCCATCGTCGATTCCGCAGGGCGCACCGGCTTCGTGCGCCCCGGTGTGGACGCCGGCGTGGTCAGCAAGGACGGCAGCATCCACGGCGCCGCTGGGGCCAGCTGTCCGGATCCGGTGGCGCTGGCGCCCGCCGGCGAACGTCGCATGGTGCTGGTGTGCAGCACCGGACACGTCTGGATGCTCGGAAGCTGA
- a CDS encoding serine/threonine protein kinase, with translation MSEMVQCHACSGQTLADSRYCSQCGVRLTTGSLVITDAPVSRRREALAATTPGPMPTEDSDDDQPLADPLIGVVIAGRYRIIEPLGRGGMGVVYRVEHARIGKLMALKLLTGELSRDTEVVARFKREALMVSKLSHPNTVQVFDFGTSDGLTYLAMEYLRGEDLGRVIRREGHLTPQRTAKIIIQVCSSLGEAHRLDIIHRDLKPENVFILEGQAGGDLVKVLDFGLAKLRESAELGEVTSRGAIVGTPYYMSPEQIRGEAADQRSDIYSLGALMHMCLTGEPPFDAPRPMGVLTKHLTEAPQNPCARYPDLSLPVGLGNIVMRALEKEPERRFQSVDQLQQALVEELRHEGQPSVEILLDSGQMHALAQSAEDAATRDEVERYERKLRRRGLVASATLLFSIVAGGLVGWRLMVTAAESPTFEGSELEPNNTASEATTVPFGQAVHGQIGRRIDAGRSDRDFYRIQVPPEGKVVSLTLSGLPNMPLCALVYRVGIESPLGTYCVGSSARALEVPALELSAGPHLVAVMQDRDPYGGAAPPVLENVSDSYTLTLAASQTAPGAELEPNDSIKDGNVIAPGTPLVGRLAWMRDVDVVCAKPGSGTVRFVVEDAKLGSRPSSAVLQVTQHGGAADGIPTRVHSAKSGAAHPPNDMPSPWSSGEIEATAEGSACLTLELVPNPLSPPMPKVAPASAEEYTVRVDKL, from the coding sequence GTGAGCGAGATGGTGCAGTGCCACGCGTGCAGCGGCCAGACGCTGGCCGACTCGCGCTACTGCAGCCAGTGCGGCGTGCGCCTCACCACCGGATCGCTGGTGATCACCGATGCCCCCGTGTCGCGGCGGCGCGAAGCGCTGGCCGCCACCACTCCCGGGCCCATGCCGACGGAAGACTCCGACGACGACCAGCCGTTGGCGGATCCGCTCATCGGGGTGGTGATCGCAGGGCGCTACAGGATCATCGAGCCCCTCGGCCGCGGTGGCATGGGCGTGGTGTATCGCGTGGAGCACGCGCGCATCGGCAAGCTGATGGCGCTCAAGCTCCTCACCGGCGAGCTGTCTCGGGACACCGAGGTGGTGGCGCGCTTCAAGCGCGAGGCGCTGATGGTCAGCAAGCTGAGCCATCCGAACACGGTGCAGGTGTTCGACTTCGGAACCTCCGACGGCCTCACCTACCTGGCGATGGAATACCTCCGGGGCGAGGATCTCGGTCGCGTGATTCGACGCGAAGGCCACCTCACGCCCCAGCGCACCGCCAAGATCATCATCCAGGTGTGCAGCTCCTTGGGCGAGGCACACCGCCTCGACATCATCCACCGCGACCTCAAACCCGAGAACGTCTTCATTCTCGAAGGGCAGGCCGGTGGTGACCTGGTCAAGGTGCTCGACTTCGGCTTGGCCAAGCTGAGAGAGTCCGCCGAGCTCGGCGAGGTCACCTCCCGCGGCGCGATCGTGGGCACGCCGTACTACATGTCGCCGGAGCAAATCCGGGGAGAGGCCGCGGACCAACGGAGCGACATCTACTCCCTCGGCGCGTTGATGCACATGTGCCTGACCGGCGAGCCCCCCTTCGATGCACCGCGACCGATGGGCGTGCTCACCAAGCACCTGACCGAGGCTCCGCAGAACCCCTGCGCTCGCTACCCCGATCTTTCGCTGCCCGTCGGGCTCGGAAACATCGTGATGCGCGCCCTCGAGAAAGAGCCGGAGCGCCGCTTCCAGTCGGTCGATCAGCTGCAGCAAGCGTTGGTGGAAGAGCTGCGCCACGAGGGCCAACCGAGCGTCGAGATCCTGCTCGACTCCGGTCAGATGCACGCCTTGGCGCAATCGGCGGAGGACGCCGCCACCCGTGACGAGGTCGAGCGCTACGAGCGCAAGCTTCGGCGCCGCGGTCTGGTCGCCAGCGCAACGCTGCTGTTCTCCATAGTGGCAGGTGGGCTCGTCGGTTGGCGCTTGATGGTGACGGCCGCAGAGTCGCCGACCTTCGAAGGCTCCGAGCTGGAGCCCAACAACACGGCCAGCGAAGCCACGACGGTACCGTTCGGGCAAGCGGTCCACGGGCAGATCGGACGTCGCATCGACGCCGGCCGCAGCGACCGCGACTTCTATCGCATCCAGGTTCCCCCCGAAGGCAAGGTGGTGTCCCTGACGCTCTCGGGGTTGCCGAACATGCCGCTGTGCGCGCTGGTGTATCGCGTGGGCATCGAGTCACCCCTCGGCACCTACTGCGTCGGCAGCTCCGCCCGCGCCCTCGAGGTGCCCGCCCTCGAGCTGTCGGCGGGGCCGCACCTGGTGGCGGTGATGCAAGATCGCGATCCCTACGGCGGCGCCGCCCCGCCGGTCTTGGAGAACGTGTCCGACAGCTACACCCTCACTCTGGCCGCGAGTCAGACGGCGCCGGGTGCCGAGCTCGAGCCCAACGACTCCATCAAGGACGGCAACGTCATCGCCCCTGGCACGCCCCTGGTGGGACGCCTGGCGTGGATGCGTGACGTGGACGTGGTGTGTGCCAAGCCGGGCTCCGGCACGGTGCGCTTCGTGGTGGAGGACGCCAAGCTCGGCAGCCGCCCGTCGAGCGCCGTGCTTCAGGTGACGCAGCACGGTGGCGCAGCGGACGGCATCCCGACGCGCGTGCACTCCGCCAAGAGCGGCGCGGCACATCCGCCCAACGACATGCCCAGCCCGTGGAGCAGCGGCGAGATCGAGGCCACGGCTGAGGGCAGCGCGTGCTTGACGCTGGAGCTGGTCCCGAATCCACTGAGCCCGCCGATGCCCAAGGTGGCGCCGGCCAGCGCCGAGGAATACACCGTCCGTGTCGACAAGCTCTGA
- the hisF gene encoding imidazole glycerol phosphate synthase subunit HisF, with amino-acid sequence MLAKRIIPCLDVRDGRVVKGVNFVGIRDAGDPVECARRYDAEGADEITFLDITASHEARGALLDVVARTAEVVFTPLTVGGGVRSQDDVRALLDAGADKISINTRAVEHPELVREIAEAWGSQALVVAVDAKRTASGGFEVFTHGGRRATGLDAVDWCVRAAALGAGEILLTSMDRDGTKQGYDIDLLRAVVAAVPVPVVASGGVGTLEHLYEGLEAGGADAALAASIFHDGIHSIAEAKAFLRSKGVLVRGGEA; translated from the coding sequence ATGCTGGCGAAGCGCATCATTCCGTGTCTGGACGTCCGCGACGGTCGCGTCGTGAAAGGCGTCAACTTCGTGGGGATCCGCGACGCCGGAGACCCCGTGGAGTGCGCTCGGCGTTACGACGCCGAGGGGGCCGACGAGATCACCTTCCTGGACATCACGGCCTCGCACGAGGCCCGCGGCGCGCTGCTGGACGTGGTGGCGCGCACCGCCGAGGTGGTGTTCACGCCCCTGACGGTGGGCGGTGGCGTGCGCTCCCAGGACGACGTGCGGGCACTGCTCGACGCAGGAGCTGACAAGATCAGCATCAATACCCGGGCGGTCGAGCACCCGGAGCTGGTGCGCGAGATTGCCGAGGCGTGGGGGTCGCAAGCGCTGGTCGTGGCGGTGGACGCCAAGCGCACCGCGAGCGGTGGCTTCGAGGTGTTCACCCATGGCGGCCGCCGCGCCACTGGGCTCGACGCCGTCGATTGGTGCGTGCGGGCGGCGGCGCTCGGTGCGGGAGAAATCTTGCTGACCAGCATGGACCGCGACGGCACCAAGCAGGGTTACGACATCGATCTGCTTCGAGCCGTGGTGGCCGCCGTTCCCGTGCCCGTGGTGGCGTCGGGGGGCGTCGGCACGTTGGAGCATCTGTACGAGGGTCTGGAAGCCGGCGGCGCGGATGCCGCGCTGGCGGCGTCGATATTTCACGACGGCATTCACTCCATCGCGGAGGCCAAGGCCTTCTTGCGATCGAAGGGTGTGCTCGTCCGCGGAGGTGAGGCATGA